A single Phycisphaerae bacterium DNA region contains:
- the ispD gene encoding 2-C-methyl-D-erythritol 4-phosphate cytidylyltransferase has product MARFSVIVVAAGKGERFSDKENKVFARIGEQPVFLKALQLFCNREDVCQTILVVSKDDTEKVKSQFGANLGFMGIHLVEGGAERHESVANGLARVLEDAEFVAIHDAVRVCLAEQWIDAIFEAAVRYGTAVPVTPITSTIKRVDEQRLIGETVPRDGLYIAQTPQVFRRKVIFEAYQKLAAESILAGQSPTDDAQVVKAADFEITAIDGDARNIKITTQSDLVLAGAILKTLPAKPVSRSGAFEEAQW; this is encoded by the coding sequence ATGGCCAGGTTCAGCGTCATCGTCGTCGCCGCAGGAAAAGGGGAGCGGTTCAGCGACAAGGAAAACAAGGTCTTCGCCAGGATCGGCGAGCAGCCCGTATTTCTCAAAGCGCTTCAACTCTTCTGCAATCGCGAGGATGTCTGCCAGACGATTCTTGTCGTCTCGAAGGATGATACCGAGAAGGTGAAATCGCAGTTCGGCGCGAATCTCGGCTTTATGGGTATCCATCTCGTCGAAGGCGGGGCCGAACGGCATGAATCCGTCGCCAATGGACTCGCCCGCGTCCTCGAGGACGCTGAGTTCGTGGCGATTCACGACGCCGTGCGCGTATGCCTCGCGGAGCAGTGGATCGACGCGATCTTCGAGGCGGCAGTCAGATACGGCACCGCCGTCCCCGTGACGCCGATCACGTCCACCATCAAGCGGGTGGACGAGCAACGATTGATCGGAGAGACGGTTCCCCGCGACGGGCTTTACATCGCCCAGACCCCGCAGGTTTTTCGGCGGAAAGTGATTTTCGAGGCGTATCAGAAACTCGCGGCGGAGTCGATCCTCGCGGGACAGTCGCCGACCGACGACGCGCAGGTCGTCAAAGCGGCGGATTTCGAGATCACTGCGATCGATGGCGACGCACGGAACATCAAGATCACCACGCAGAGCGATCTCGTGCTTGCGGGTGCCATACTGAAGACACTACCCGCCAAACCGGTCTCGCGCTCCGGCGCATTTGAAGAAGCCCAGTGGTGA
- a CDS encoding vitamin B12-dependent ribonucleotide reductase, with protein sequence MVAKMVTISTDRGVAGDTDVAGASGRECAGLTENAVRVLRARYLEKDETGACTEGPESLFERVAETMAAVESKYGANQACRSEWKTRFQRLMTSRRFMPNSPTLMNAGRSMGMLSACFVLPVPDSIDGIFDSIKHTALIQKAGGGTGFAFDQLRPTGDFIKSSGGTTSGPISFWRAFSEATNAIQQGAFRRGANMGMMYIHHPDILKFLHAKQDLSQFTNYNISVKITDEWMEAFLRDPNSPHLTRNPRNGQEFYIPRDVVIRDYGVRDLIRAESYDGVTPVYSRQDLWDIIVKHAWQTGEPGVVFIDRINESNPTPHVGRIEATNPCGEQPLLPYEACNLGSINLGLFVKNECTPAAEIDWEALRDTVHESIRFLDNVIDANNYPLEQIHDICTANRKIGLGIMGFADALYKLGVAYNSDEGVAWGERLMKFVNDESHNYSEKLAIERGNFPNWANSHWDTKYHRPMRNSCSTTVAPTGTISIIADCSGGIEPMFSLAFFRNVLKGQDEGKAPMIEINKTFEIVARERGFFSEGLMDRIAKEGTLAHIDGIPEDVKRVFVCAHDIQPEWHVRMQAAFQRHCDSSISKTINFAHDATSNDVEKIYRDAYALRCKGVTVYRDGCRSSQPMALANSEDKHKSAGQSDPAAAAPSACCTSKTAQAAPIASTNVDSTAARDARDDRPRIETETNLFGERITKVKKPASLEPKELPAITSGIRVRQQTPFGNMHIQITVDPRTERELEVFAQLGKGGDIANSDLEAICRMISLWLRAGGSLIHVVKQLSGIGTHLQIPTRDGKIMSLGDGLAQALKRFTRAKERHGLRALLLGEIDPAEIEKTPVDIHRGGNGNGYSDIEDDADTDTTLSVSRLLDPPARLAARSAYRLKCPECGGDLDMGEGCTKCHACGYAQC encoded by the coding sequence ATGGTGGCGAAGATGGTGACCATTTCGACGGATCGAGGAGTTGCGGGCGACACGGATGTCGCCGGGGCGAGCGGACGCGAATGCGCCGGCCTGACGGAAAACGCGGTTCGGGTTCTGCGCGCGCGCTATCTGGAGAAAGACGAAACCGGCGCCTGCACGGAAGGACCGGAAAGTCTTTTTGAACGCGTCGCGGAGACGATGGCGGCCGTGGAATCGAAGTATGGCGCGAATCAGGCATGTCGCAGCGAGTGGAAGACCCGCTTTCAGCGCCTGATGACCTCGCGCAGGTTCATGCCGAACAGTCCGACGTTGATGAACGCCGGACGGTCCATGGGCATGTTGAGTGCGTGCTTTGTTCTTCCAGTGCCGGATTCCATCGACGGGATTTTCGATTCGATCAAGCACACGGCACTGATTCAGAAGGCCGGCGGCGGCACGGGCTTCGCGTTTGACCAGCTTCGGCCGACGGGCGATTTCATCAAATCAAGCGGCGGGACGACGAGCGGACCGATCAGTTTCTGGCGGGCGTTCAGCGAGGCGACAAATGCCATTCAGCAGGGGGCGTTTCGCCGCGGCGCGAACATGGGCATGATGTACATTCATCACCCTGATATTCTCAAATTCCTGCACGCCAAACAGGACCTCAGCCAATTCACGAATTACAACATCTCCGTGAAGATAACGGACGAGTGGATGGAGGCATTTCTCCGCGACCCGAACAGTCCGCACCTCACGAGAAACCCTCGCAACGGCCAGGAATTCTACATCCCCCGTGACGTGGTGATTCGTGACTATGGTGTACGCGATTTGATCCGTGCGGAATCTTATGATGGCGTAACCCCGGTCTATTCAAGGCAGGACCTCTGGGACATCATCGTCAAACATGCGTGGCAGACCGGCGAGCCGGGCGTAGTTTTCATCGACCGGATCAACGAGTCCAACCCGACGCCCCATGTCGGACGCATCGAAGCGACCAATCCCTGCGGTGAGCAGCCGCTCCTGCCATACGAGGCGTGCAATCTCGGCAGCATCAATCTTGGCTTGTTCGTGAAGAACGAGTGTACTCCGGCGGCGGAGATTGACTGGGAAGCGCTTCGTGACACGGTGCATGAGAGCATTCGCTTCCTGGACAACGTCATCGATGCGAACAACTACCCGCTGGAACAGATTCACGACATCTGCACGGCCAATCGCAAGATCGGCCTCGGCATCATGGGTTTTGCCGACGCGCTGTACAAACTCGGTGTGGCATACAACTCAGACGAGGGCGTGGCGTGGGGCGAACGCCTGATGAAGTTTGTCAATGACGAAAGTCACAACTACTCCGAAAAGCTCGCCATTGAGCGGGGTAATTTTCCCAACTGGGCCAACAGCCACTGGGATACAAAGTACCATCGCCCGATGCGAAACAGTTGCTCGACGACCGTTGCTCCGACCGGCACGATCAGCATCATCGCCGATTGCAGCGGCGGCATTGAGCCGATGTTCAGCCTCGCCTTCTTCCGCAACGTTTTGAAAGGGCAGGACGAAGGCAAGGCTCCGATGATTGAAATCAACAAGACATTTGAGATTGTCGCGCGCGAGCGCGGCTTTTTCAGCGAGGGTCTGATGGATCGGATTGCCAAGGAAGGCACCCTCGCTCATATTGACGGCATCCCCGAAGACGTGAAGCGCGTGTTCGTTTGCGCTCACGATATTCAACCAGAGTGGCACGTCCGCATGCAGGCGGCGTTTCAGCGGCACTGCGATTCCTCGATCAGCAAAACCATCAACTTCGCTCACGATGCGACTTCGAACGACGTCGAAAAGATCTACCGCGATGCCTATGCACTGCGCTGCAAGGGTGTCACGGTCTATCGCGACGGCTGTCGTTCGAGCCAGCCGATGGCGCTCGCGAACTCCGAGGATAAGCACAAGTCCGCCGGACAGTCCGACCCTGCCGCAGCCGCACCCAGCGCGTGCTGCACGAGCAAGACGGCCCAGGCCGCGCCGATTGCATCGACGAATGTCGATTCAACGGCCGCTCGGGATGCCCGAGACGACCGCCCGCGAATCGAGACGGAAACGAACCTGTTTGGTGAACGAATCACGAAAGTGAAGAAACCCGCGTCGCTCGAGCCGAAGGAACTGCCGGCGATCACCAGCGGGATTCGAGTCCGCCAGCAGACACCCTTCGGCAACATGCACATCCAGATTACGGTCGATCCGCGGACTGAGCGGGAACTGGAAGTGTTTGCCCAGCTCGGCAAGGGCGGAGACATCGCCAACAGCGATCTGGAGGCCATTTGCCGGATGATCAGCCTCTGGTTGAGGGCCGGCGGCAGCCTGATCCACGTGGTGAAGCAGCTTTCGGGTATTGGAACCCACCTCCAGATTCCCACACGGGATGGGAAGATCATGTCGCTCGGCGACGGTCTGGCCCAGGCACTGAAGCGGTTCACCCGCGCGAAGGAACGCCACGGCCTGCGTGCCCTGCTTCTGGGCGAGATTGACCCCGCGGAGATTGAAAAGACGCCGGTCGATATTCACAGGGGCGGCAACGGCAACGGTTATTCGGATATCGAAGACGATGCCGATACGGACACCACGCTGAGCGTCAGCCGCCTGCTCGACCCCCCGGCACGGCTCGCGGCGCGTTCGGCGTATCGATTGAAATGCCCCGAGTGTGGCGGGGACCTTGATATGGGAGAGGGATGCACCAAGTGTCACGCATGCGGGTACGCCCAATGTTAA
- a CDS encoding class I SAM-dependent methyltransferase, whose translation MSTDRQHAGSAALPHQCPLCGTDSASRAQSHGRDFHHCRECDLIAVAAEQHLSAGAQRERYANHENSLANAGYVRMFDAFVERVREYAPPPARAIDIGCGPHRVLIELMRRAGYDAVGFDPVYGIDDTIVAPFDLIVSTESFEHFSRPGESLTFLLGLLNEGGVLAVMTRLHPGFDGISDWWYARDPTHVSFYSAATMRWIAKRHGLELLACDGVQITVMRKFRGHAGDDSPSTQHVGQL comes from the coding sequence ATGAGCACTGACCGCCAACATGCCGGATCGGCGGCACTACCACATCAGTGCCCTCTATGCGGCACCGATTCGGCGTCACGGGCGCAATCCCACGGACGCGACTTTCACCACTGCCGTGAATGCGATCTGATCGCCGTCGCCGCCGAGCAACATCTGTCCGCCGGCGCGCAGCGTGAACGCTATGCCAATCATGAGAATTCGCTGGCAAACGCCGGATATGTCCGCATGTTTGATGCGTTCGTCGAGCGGGTTCGTGAATACGCGCCGCCTCCCGCCAGAGCGATCGACATCGGCTGCGGGCCGCATCGGGTGCTGATCGAACTGATGCGACGCGCGGGTTATGACGCGGTCGGTTTCGATCCTGTCTACGGCATCGATGACACGATCGTTGCACCCTTCGATCTCATTGTTTCGACGGAGTCGTTCGAACATTTTTCACGACCGGGCGAGTCACTCACCTTCCTCCTCGGACTTCTGAATGAGGGCGGCGTACTCGCCGTGATGACGCGACTGCACCCGGGATTCGACGGGATCAGTGACTGGTGGTACGCGCGCGACCCGACGCACGTGTCGTTCTACTCGGCGGCCACCATGCGATGGATCGCCAAGCGGCACGGCCTCGAGCTCCTGGCTTGCGACGGCGTACAGATCACGGTGATGCGGAAATTCCGCGGGCACGCCGGCGATGATTCTCCATCAACCCAGCACGTCGGCCAACTGTGA
- a CDS encoding UDP-glucose/GDP-mannose dehydrogenase family protein: MKVTIIGTGYVGLVTGTCLADCGNHVCCLDIDESKVLSLRAGKCTIYEPGLEELIVQNARAGRLTFTTDADEAVRHARIIFISVGTPPREDGSADLGGIEAAARAIAERMTEGKVVVIKSTVPVGTGDRIEKIMRQLTRHPVDLVSNPEFLKEGAAVSDFREPDRVVIGAGNPEAAELVRQLYLPSTPNNTPILLMSRRAAEMSKYAANSYLAMRISFINEMANICERAGVDIDEMRKGMASDRRIGSHFLYPGVGYGGSCFPKDVQALANVAEKVGHEPAILKAVHETNERQKRVFVDRVLGQFDGSVTGRRFAVWGVTFKARTDDIREAPALSIIDGLLEAGAKICAYDPQGLFNLREAYGKRLEYADEAYAALNACDALLVLTEWDEFRSPDFDRIRAALSRPIIFDGRNLYNANWMKRNRFTYHSVGRPPVYCETETPASTSQLADVLG; this comes from the coding sequence ATGAAGGTCACGATTATCGGCACAGGCTATGTTGGATTGGTCACCGGAACCTGTCTTGCCGATTGCGGCAACCATGTCTGCTGCCTTGATATCGATGAGAGCAAGGTCCTTTCCTTGCGGGCGGGCAAGTGCACCATCTACGAGCCGGGCCTCGAGGAATTGATCGTTCAGAACGCGCGAGCAGGACGGCTGACATTCACGACCGATGCCGATGAAGCCGTCAGGCATGCTCGGATCATCTTCATTTCCGTCGGTACCCCGCCGCGGGAGGATGGCAGTGCCGATCTCGGCGGCATCGAGGCCGCTGCTCGGGCCATCGCCGAGCGAATGACCGAAGGCAAGGTGGTGGTCATCAAGTCGACCGTGCCCGTCGGAACCGGCGATCGCATCGAGAAGATAATGCGGCAGTTGACGCGACACCCCGTGGACCTGGTCAGCAATCCCGAATTCCTGAAGGAAGGCGCGGCGGTCAGTGACTTTCGCGAGCCGGACCGCGTTGTGATCGGCGCGGGCAATCCGGAAGCCGCGGAACTCGTCCGACAGTTGTATCTGCCCTCCACGCCCAACAACACGCCGATTCTTCTGATGAGCCGTCGCGCGGCCGAGATGAGCAAGTATGCGGCGAACAGCTATCTCGCGATGCGAATCAGTTTCATCAACGAAATGGCGAACATCTGCGAACGAGCAGGCGTGGATATCGACGAAATGAGAAAGGGCATGGCCTCTGACCGGCGCATCGGGTCACACTTCCTCTACCCCGGCGTGGGCTATGGCGGAAGCTGCTTCCCCAAGGATGTGCAGGCCCTTGCCAACGTGGCGGAAAAGGTCGGACACGAGCCGGCCATTCTTAAGGCCGTCCACGAAACGAACGAGCGTCAGAAACGTGTGTTCGTCGATCGGGTGCTGGGCCAGTTCGATGGCTCCGTCACCGGGAGACGATTTGCGGTGTGGGGTGTCACATTTAAGGCACGAACCGATGACATACGAGAGGCGCCGGCCCTCTCCATCATCGACGGACTGCTGGAGGCCGGAGCAAAAATCTGCGCATACGATCCGCAGGGGCTGTTCAACCTGCGGGAGGCTTACGGAAAGCGGCTCGAGTACGCCGATGAGGCCTATGCGGCGCTCAACGCCTGCGATGCGTTGCTTGTGCTCACCGAATGGGACGAGTTCAGGAGTCCCGACTTCGACCGGATCCGAGCCGCCCTCAGCCGGCCGATCATCTTTGATGGCCGCAATCTCTACAACGCCAACTGGATGAAGCGCAATCGGTTCACCTACCATTCAGTCGGCCGCCCGCCCGTCTACTGCGAAACAGAGACCCCGGCGTCCACCTCACAGTTGGCCGACGTGCTGGGTTGA
- a CDS encoding lamin tail domain-containing protein: MYNPLSGSGEFVEFTNIGNTPIDMTGWSYDDDSRTPGSVSLSGFGIVAPGQSVILTEVAPATFIANWGLSGVTVVGPHSNNLGRNDEINLYDAGGLLVDRLTYGDQNFPGTIRTAGISGWTCLQNLGENNVYGWQLSLVGDQQGSYNAASGDRGNPGVYVGVPCSLCSTCLGDADRNGSVALADIAAFVDCALGNSLIDDCRCADMNEDGEIDGRDMQAFADVVVGSPGNCP, encoded by the coding sequence ATGTACAATCCGCTCTCCGGTTCCGGCGAATTCGTCGAGTTCACCAACATCGGAAATACTCCGATCGACATGACCGGCTGGAGCTACGACGACGACAGCCGCACGCCGGGAAGCGTTTCCCTCTCGGGTTTCGGAATTGTGGCGCCGGGTCAGTCGGTGATTCTGACCGAAGTCGCCCCCGCCACTTTCATCGCGAACTGGGGTTTGTCCGGCGTGACGGTCGTCGGACCCCACTCGAACAACCTCGGTCGCAACGACGAGATCAACCTTTATGATGCCGGCGGCCTTCTCGTCGATCGACTCACCTATGGCGATCAGAACTTCCCCGGCACCATCCGGACGGCCGGTATCAGCGGCTGGACCTGCCTCCAGAATCTCGGAGAAAACAACGTGTACGGATGGCAGTTGTCGCTCGTCGGAGATCAGCAAGGCTCCTACAACGCCGCCTCCGGCGATCGCGGTAATCCGGGTGTCTACGTCGGCGTGCCGTGCTCACTTTGCTCGACCTGCTTGGGCGACGCCGATCGGAACGGCTCGGTTGCCTTAGCGGACATCGCGGCTTTCGTCGATTGTGCGCTGGGCAATTCCCTGATCGACGACTGTCGCTGTGCCGACATGAATGAGGACGGCGAAATTGACGGGCGCGACATGCAGGCCTTCGCCGACGTGGTGGTCGGCAGCCCCGGAAACTGCCCGTAA